One genomic window of Bos taurus isolate L1 Dominette 01449 registration number 42190680 breed Hereford chromosome Y, ARS-UCD2.0, whole genome shotgun sequence includes the following:
- the LOC132344600 gene encoding testis-specific Y-encoded protein 1-like, whose protein sequence is MSRPFASAPARGHRQGQEERERRSEEGGSVPGPRTFQAVSPVVTPGQEATLFRVEAVEEGEALVDGDVAGIGREFQLLAEDIVEEVEVVADEEQEQRPSQELEEKTVEEQGQERPGGPCERQELDALQALAALQVELSSEREQNRRAYVQFMRKNHQRRKRHLARRSTIIQGIPGFWAKAIMSHPQVSVLISDQDQDFLGYMMDLKVQVRSHPPSRCKLVFSFRDNPYFLNSVIIKEYYLDITGYRARRSTPVHWFWDFGRGAPSRRLDTRSLNFLNWLSGHNGPESNRIAEIISEDVWDDPLKYYLREEGSSMRDN, encoded by the exons atgtcgcgtcccttcgcctctgccccagctcggggtcaccgccaaggccaagaggaacgtgagaggcggtcagaggaaggcgggagcgtcccgggaccccgcaccttccaagctgtgagcccag ttgtcacgccaggccaagaggccaccctcttcagggtggaggcggtggaggagggcgaggccctggtggacggagacgtggcggggatcgggcgggagttccagctgcttgcggaagacatcgtggaggaggtggaggttgtggcggatgaggagcaggaacagcggccctcccaggagctagaggagaagacggtggaggagcagggccaggaaaggcccggaggcccttgtgagcgccaggagctggatgccctgcaggcactggccgccctgcaggtagaactgagctctgagcgtgagcaaaaccgcagggcttacgttcagttcatgcgcaagaaccatcagaggaggaagcgtcacttggctcggaggagcaccatcatccagggcatccctggcttctgggccaaagct attatgagccaccctcaagtctccgtcctgatcagcgaccaagatcaagactttctcggctacatgatggacttgaag gtgcaggtgcggagccatccgccgtcccgctgcaagctggtcttttcctttcgggacaacccctacttcttgaactcggtgatcattaaggagtattaccttgacatcactg ggtacagggcacgtcgatccactccagttcactggttctgggactttggacggggagcccccagccgcaggctggacaccaggagccttaactttctcaactggctgtcaggccacaacggcccagaatcgaacaggattgctgag atcatcagcgaagacgtgtgggacgatcccctgaagtactacctcagggaggaaggttcgtccatgagagacaactga